In the Magnetococcales bacterium genome, GAGGGTGCCCGCTCAAGATGAAACAAAGTCCCACAGTGACGGTCATCACAAAGGCGATGACCTGATTGTGGGTCAGGGCGGAAAGAGCCGACCCCATGGCCAGAAAGCCGCCGGCCAGAAACAGGCTGCCGACATAACTCGCCAGGATGACGCCATTGTCGGGGTTGCCCAGATAATTGACCGTCAGCCACAAAGGAAAAGTGAGACCCAAAGCGATGGCCGCAAAACACCAGGCGGCGAAAAACTTGCCCAAAACCGCCTCCAGGGGGCGTATGGGCAGCGTCAGCAACAGTTCGATGGAACCGCTTTTTCGTTCTTCAGCCCACAGGCGCATGGTCAGTGCCGGGATGAGAAACAGATAGAGCCAGGGGTGATAGGTGAAAAACGACAGCAGATCCGCCTGTCCCCGCGGGAAGAAATTTCCCATGTTGAAGGTGAATATTCCGGAAAGGGAGAGATAAATCACCAAAAAAACGTAGGCGATGGGGGTGGTGAAATAGCTGGTCATTTCGCGGTGAAAAATGGTGGCGACAGAATTCCACATGGCGTGATCTCTTCAGGGGGGGTGTGGATCCGTGGCTTGGGTCAGGGTGCGGAACGCCTCATCCAGGTGTCCGCGGTCCACAAACAGTTTTTCCAGTGACCAGCCGTGGGTGTGAGCCATGGCACCCACCAGCGCGGCGAGGTGAACACCGGGTTTTGGCAACAATCGGATTGTCACGCGATCCGGGTTTTCTGTCAGGGTTTCCAGTTCGGCGACTTCCGGCAGATTGGCCAGGACTTGCCTGGCTGCGGCGGCCTGGTGCGACGGCAAGGTCAGGGTTACGGCATCATGCTGACGGGAACGGCTGGCAAAGGCCTCGGGGGTTTCATCGGCCAGGAGTCTGCCCCGGGCAATGACGACAACCCGTGTACAGAGTGGCTCGACCTCTTCCAGAATGTGGGTGGACAGCACAATGGCCTTGTGCGGGGCCATGTGTCGGATCAGGGTGCGGACTTCCTGTTTTTGATTGGGATCGAGACCATCCGTGGGTTCATCAAGGATCAGGATATCCGGGTCATGCAGAATGGCCTGGGCCAGTCCAACGCGCCGTTTGAAGCCTTTGGAGAGGGTTTCGATGGGTTGGTGCATGATTTTTTCGATATGGACCTGGGCCACGGTGGCATCGATGCGCTGTTTTTTCTCCGGGCCGCTCAGTTTACGGATGCCAGCCACAAAGTCGAGAAATCCGGCGGGTGTCATGTCGGCATAGGCCGGGGAGCCTTCCGGCAGATAGCCCAGGCGACGTTTTCCTGCCAGGGGTTGGCGGACCATGTCAAACCCGGCGACCTCGACCCGGCCACCGGTCGGGGATAGAAAACCGGTGATCATGCGCATCGTGGTGGATTTGCCGGCACCGTTGGGGCCAAGGAATCCCAGCACCTCACCTCTTTGTACTTGAAAGGAAATATTGTCAACAGCCTTGATCCGGCGAAACTCCTTGCGCAGATTTTCGACCTTGATCAGAACGTCCATCGATTCCTCATCTCCACGACAGGTCACCGGTTCACTCATGGGCGGTTTCAACAGGCAGGGAACCTCTCTTTTTCGGATTGCACAAGTTTCTGATCATCCACGTTTCCATGTCACAATCGCTCGGCAAGTGCAACCACTGACCCATTTTCTCAAACGGTTTCCCTTTTGGCAACCAGGCTGGATGCGGATACATCTGAGAAGAGGATATCAGTGGAAATTTTTGTGGATATGGGTCTTTACCGGAAATGGCAGGTGGTGTACTCTTGACGTTCAGAGTCCGTTCTGGATTTTATCAGGGGATCTGGATATTTCATGCAATGATTGCGGAATAGAAAATGTGTAAGCAAAACAATCCCCAGAGAATATTGATAGTCGATGACGTACCAGCAAACGTCAAGTTGTTGGCGGGTTTTTTGCATGGAAGTTATTCACTTTTTCTTGCGACAGATGGTGCGAGTGCCTTGGAAATTGCAGGTATGGAACATCCGGATCTGATTTTGTTGGACATCATGATGCCAGGCATGGATGGTTACAAGGTTTGTCAAGCTTTGAAATCTCATGGGAATACGAAAGACATACCGGTCATCTTCACGAGTGCGATGAACGATGAAGAGGATATATCCAGGGGATTGGCATTGGGCGCGGCAGATTATATCGTCAAGCCGATCAGAAAAAATATTCTTTTGGAGTGTGTCCGGAAGCATCTTGATGGATGATGCGAAAAAGTCAACCAACCACTTGTAATAAATATAACCGTCCGTGTCAAAAGAATCCGTCGGGATCTCCGGTGTTGATCAAGTAGTTGTATTGGCCATCCCCACATACTTTATGGAGTTGGTTTACTCTTTTCCTTGAATCAGCCTCGGTATCATTTGGCCCGGATACGTAGAACGGCTTGCCGTCCCTGCCAAATTGATACTGGGATGGGCAGAGATCTGATTCGATATCCCCCAGCAGCAATTTTCCAAGAGTAAAGTCCTGATGGGGTTTGAACCCAAGGGCATCGGCATACGACACAGCCGATTCCACAATTTTTCGAAGACAGGCAGGATGGACATGTTCCATTTCGTGCGATGTTTGCACCTTTTTGACAAGATCGTCATACTGAACTTTTGAAATGAAATTGTAAAAACAATCTTTCACGCCAAGACACCACGCATCAATCAAGAATACAGAGAAGGCGATTTCTCCGTTTGGCATCTTTCGGCTGAGGATCAGCTCTCCCATGCCCGTTTCAAACAAGTCAGGGTTCATCGGGCTTTCAAAAATGGGCATGTTCACAGCAATGGCAAACTTGCGAGCGACAGAAAAAATGCCCGCTCAGTAAAAACATTCGAGACGATACAGCATTTTCGCATGGTTCGGACTGTACACGCAACGCATGTCTTTTTCAATGGTACATCCGGCTGATCCCGGGAAGGGCAAGTCCCATGCGAATCCGGCATGGCCAATGTCGGCTGGCTCCAATACCCTTGACAGGGAATCCCATGTGGTACAGAATCCCGGGTTCCTCGGAAGATACAACTGTTTGACTGCGCAACAAAAGCCACACCCATTCTGGAAGCAGGGAATGACGCTGGAAAGCCAACCGGGTTCGGTCGGTATCGTGACCACCCACCATGCTGAATTATTCACCCGGGACAAGCCGCTCCCCCTGGATTGTGGTGCCACCCTGGGGCCGGTCGGCGTTGCTTATGAAACCTACGGCGAACTGAATGCGGACGTCTCCAATGCCGTACTGGTCTGCCATGCACTCTCCGGCACAGCCCATGCTGCGGGACGTCACCACCCGGATGATCGCCGTTACGGCTGGTGGGATGATTATATCGGTCCCGGGAAACCCTTCGATACCCGCAAATTTTTCATCATCAGCACCAACAATCTGGGCGGCTGCAATGGGACCACAGGACCTTCCAGCGTGAATCCCGCAACCGGCAAGCCCTACGGCCTGCGCTTTCCCATGATCACCTTGGGCGATATGGCCCGCCTGCAAAATGCCTTCGTGGACCATCTGGGTATCAAAAAACTCCTGGCCGTGGCCGGCGGCTCCATGGGCGGCATGATTGCCCTGCAATGGGCCTTGGATTATCCAGATCAGGTTGCATCGAGCATCATCATTGGCTCCACCCCCCGGCTCACCGCCCAGAACATTGCCTTCAACGCCGTGGCACGCCAAGCCATCATGTCCGATCCCCATTTCAACAATGGCGATCACTACGACGGCCCGCGTCCGGAAAAAGGGCTGGCCCTGGCCCGCATGATGGCCCACATCACCTATCTGTCGGAAAAAGGGTTGCACGAAAAATTTGGTCGCCGTCTCCAGGATCGGGAAAATCTCTCCTATGGCTTCGAAACCGACTTTGCCGTGGAGAGCTATCTGGCGCATCAGGGGTCATCCTTCGTGCGCCGCTTCGATGCCAATACCTACCTCTACATCACCAAGGCCATGGACTATTACGATCCCTTTCCGGATCCGGAAACCACGGCCAGACGGCTCCAACCGGTCACGGCCCGTTTTCTGGTCATGTGTTTCGATACCGATTGGCGTTTTGATACCAGCCGCTCCAAGGAACTCGTCAAAATTCTGAACTGGAACCGTAAGGAAGTGACTTTCCAGGAGTTTTCCTCTCCGCATGGCCATGATGCCTTCCTGCTGGATGCTCCGCAATACAAAGAGTCACTGGCCGGATTCTTGAACCGCCTTCTGGAAGAAACCAGTCGTCGGGAGACCAGAGTTGCCTGATTTATACAATACAAAGGCTCATGTCAGGGAGACGCCTGGTGCCTGATCTGCGCGTGGACCTGGAGGTGATCGCCGGCCTGGTGGCACCCGAGTCCCGGGTCATGGATCTGGGATGCGGCGATGGATTGCTGCTCGACCATCTGATTCGCAAAAAAAACGCCCGGGGTTTCGGTGTGGAAATTTCCCTGGAAAAAGTGCGGACCTGCATCGAACGCGGTGTCCCGGTCTATCACGGTGACCTCGATCAGGGTTTGTCGGACCACCATGACAACGCCTTCGACTATGTCATTCTGTCCCACACCCTGCAAACCGTCACCCGACCCCGCTTCGTCATCCAGGAAATGCTGCGGGTCGGCAAAAAAAGCATCGTTTCCATGCCCAACTTCGGCCATTGGCGCAACCGTCTGAGCCTGGCCATCGAAGGACGCATGCCCCAAAATCCGCAATTTCCCTTCGAATGGCACGATACGCCCAATATTCATGTCTGTACCATCCTGGATTTCCAGGATTTGTGCCAATCCATGCGTGTCCGGATCATCAAACAAATCCCCCTGGGTTGGGCGGGCAACCGACCCCAGGGAGTGTTCAAACGGTTTTTTTCCAACCTTCTGGTTCCCATGGCGGCGGCCAATTTGTTGGCTCCGATGGCTGTTTTTCTCCTGGAAAAGAGAGAGCCGTGAATCACCCGATCACCACCTTGTTTACCGAAAGCCAGATTCAGAAAAGAGTCGCGTCCCTGGCCGTTGAAATCGCTCCCCATCTGCAACCAGAGCCAATCCTGGTCGGACTGCTCAAGGGTGCCCTGGTGTTCACCGCCGATCTGTTGCGCGCCCTCTCCCGACTGGGAGTCAATCCCCTCCTGGATTGCATGCTCCTCGCCTCCTATGGCAAAAAAACCGTCTCCAGTGGCCATGTCCAAATCCATATGGATTGCACCCTGGATTTGACCGGTCGGCAGGTGCTGTTGCTGGAAGATATTCTCGACAGTGGTAACACCCTGACCTGTGCCGTGCAACGCCTGCGCGACAAGGGCGCGGCCCAGATTCTGACCTGCGTTTTGCTTGATAAACCCTCCCGCCGGCAAGTTCCCTTTGTCGCCGATTTTGTTGGTTTTTCCATTCCGGATGCCTTTGTAGTTGGCTACGGTATCGACTACGCGGAACGGTACCGGGAGTTGCCCCATGTGGCGGTCATGCGCACAGAGGCCCATGGGAATGAGTGATACAATGAGCTTTTCGACGCGGCGGCCTCTGGCCTGCCATGCCATCCTCTTCGATCTGGACGGTACCCTGGTGGATACCTCGCAGGATTTATGGCGGGCGCTGAATCATGCTGTTGAAAAACGTGGATTTTCCACCTTGAGCCATGCCCAGGTCCGTGATTATGTCGGCCATGGTGCCCGCTCCCTGCTGGCCAGGAGTTTCTGGGGCATGAACGCCTTGCCTCCGGAAATCGGTCAGGATGCCGATTTCGATCAAGCGCTGAAAGATTTTTTACTCCATTACGCCGCCCATCTGGCCGACCACTCCCGACCCTTTCCCCAGGTGATGGAAACCCTGCAACATCTTCGGCAGGAGGGATATCTGTTGGGTATCGTGACCAACAAGCCCCTGCACCTGACTCACTCATTGCTGGACCAGTTGGCCATGACCCCCTTTTTTTCCGCCGTGGTGGGTGGCGGTTCGTTGCCCCAGTTCAAACCGGAACCACAACCCCTCTGGCATGCCCTGGATATTCTGGGTGTTGCGCGGGAGCATGCGGTCATGGTAGGGGATTCGGAACCCGATGTCGCTGCGGCCCGGGCTGCGGGATGCCCGGTCGTGGCCGTCGCCTACGGATACAACAGTTGCATTCCGGTCCAGGATCTGCACCCGGACCGCGTCATTGATCACTTTTCACAGCTTTTGACCCACCTGGTCCGCGCCCCCCACAAAGGAACCCCATCGACATGACCAGACAACTGAAACTCGGCATCCCCAAAGGCAGCCTGGAAAAGGCCACCATGGAGCTTTTTCTCCAGGCCGGCTGGAAAATCGATACCCACTCCCGCAACTATTTTCCCTCGGTCAATGATCCCGACCTCTACTGCGCCCTGGTCCGCCCCCAGGAAATGGCACGCTATATCGTGGATGGTACCCTGGATCTCGGGTTGACCGGCCAGGACTGGATCATCGAACGGGATTGTCAGGATGAAGTCGCCGCCATCTGCGAGTTGGAATATTCCAAAAGCTCCAATAAACCCTGTCGCTGGGTCCTGGTCGTTCCCAAGGACTCCCCGATTCAATCCGTTGCGGACCTGCAAAACAGGAAAATTGCCACGGAACTGGTCAATTTTACTCAGAAATATTTGAAAGAACGCAATATTCAGGCCGATGTGCAATTTTCCTGGGGTGCCACCGAAGCCAAAGTGGTCGAAGGTCTGGTCGATGCCGTGGTGGAAATCACCGAAACCGGTTCGACCATCAAGGCACACGGCCTGCGCATTGTTGCCGACCTCCTCGAAACCCGCACCCAGTTGATCGCCAATAAAAATGCCCTGCGCGATCCCTGGAAAAAAAACAAGATTGACCAGATTGCCTTGTTGTTGCAGGCTGCCCTGGCGGCGCGACACCATGTCGTCCTCAAAATGAATGTCCCGGAAAATCTGGCCGAAGCCGTCGTCAAAACCTTGCCCTGTCTGCGGGCACCCACTGTGAGTCACCTCTATCGCACCGATTGGGTGGCCGTGGAAACCGTCGTCCATCGCAATCTGGTCCGCGACCTCATTCCCCGCCTCAAAGAATTGGGGGCTGAGGGTATTCTGGAATATGATCTGCAAAAGGTGGTATGATTTTCTTGGCAACCAACCTGGATGAACATGAAGCGGAGAATCCATGGATATAAAATTTGAAGGTCGAAATGTGGAGTTGGGTGACGAGCTGCGGGAGCGCATCAAAAAACGCCTGGAGGTCATGGACCAACGGTTTGGTCCCATCACCCATGCCCGTGTGACCGTGCAGAAGAATGCCCACAAAAATGAAGGACGTGCCGAGGTGACCGCCGTCCTCAACGTCGTTGGCAACACCCTTACCGCCAAAAAAGAGTCCGCCACCGTGGTTGCTGCGGTCAACGATGCCCTGGAAACCCTTGATCTGGAACTGAAACATTTCGTCGAAAAACACAGGGAACATCGCCGGTAGCCCCGTCTTCGCCGGTACCCTGCGGTATCCTGCCCTGAAGTTCGCGGTGTCACTTCCGAGCAGCAGGGCAATTCATGAACAAAGACAGAGGGAAACCTCTCCGATCCGTCAGGATTGGGTGGTTTCCCTCGCTGTTCCGGCTGTATGATATCTTTTGTTTTTCGACAGGGCAAATCCAGCCGGCAGTCGCACGAATCATGCGGGCTTGACCAGAGAGAGTATTGTTTTCTGCCCGATCTGCTCTGTGCAGGATGAAAGGCGTTAACCGGCTACATCGACGACAATGACCGGGACTGCATCGGGCGGATTTCAGGGGTCGGAATGGAACATGGGAACCGACCGGTCTTCAAGGGGGCAGAAGATCCTTGATCACCTGCAAGACCTGTTGGCGGGAAAAGGGTTTGGCCAGGGTACGGATGGCCCCGAAATCCCGGGCAATGCCGAGATTGTAATCGGCTTCCAGACCGCGCCCCCCGCCTGACATGGCGATGACCTTGATGGAAGAGTCCATTTCCATCAATTCGACAATGACCTCCACGCCATCTTTTTCTGGCATGACCATGTCGGTGATGACCAGGTCGGCGGAATTTTCACGATAGCGCTTGATTCCCAGCCGTCCATTGGGGGCCTCGACAACCACATGGCCGGCATCTTCCAGGATGACACGCATCAGTGCCCGGACGCCGACATCGTCGTCGATAACCAGAATGCGTGCCACTTGAGGATCCTTATCTCAATGCTGTTTTGTACCGGTCGGGATATGGTTGGATTCTGCCATTCCCTTTGTCAAGTGGTAAACCTTGATGGAGGCTTCTTTGACCTCTTCCAGCATCTCTTTTTTGGCGGTGACGAGACGCTCCCTGTCCACACGCAAGGATTTTGCCAACACCTTCAAGCTCTCCTTGCCATGGAAATGACGTTCGGCGATGGCCATCTTGAGATAATCATCCAGGGCCAGGAGAAGGATTTCCGGGTCTTGCAGGCGAAGATTTTTTTCTATCCAGGCAAAAGTGCGGCCCTGGGCCAATTCGCGCTGAATGGCCTCCATGGCGGCAGCGTGGAGCTGGTCATCCTCAGGGGAGAACCCGCTCTGGACGACCTGATGCCGCATGTGAATGTCATCATCACTGGCCATTGCTTGTTTCCACGGCAGGAATTTGGGATGTCAATTTTTTTTCGAGAAGGATCACGATGGGACTGGCCACGAAAATGGAAGAATAGGTACCGAACACCACTCCAATGAACAATGCCAGGGAGAAATCCCGGATGACCTCACCACCGACCAGCAGCAGAGAGACCAGAACCAGAACGACGGTCAGAGAGGTGATCAGGGTGCGGGAGAGGGTTTCATTGACCGCTGCATTGATGATGACGCTCAGGGGCTGCTTTTTGAGGCGCTTCATGTTTTCCCGGATGCGGTCGAAGACGACGATTGTATCGTTGATGGAGTAGCCGATCACGGTCAGGACAGCGGCCACGACCACCAGGGTAAACTCCCGGTGGAAGAGGGAAAAATAACCCACCGTGATGATGACGTCGTGGAAAAGGGCAATGACGGCACCCAGGGCAAAGCGAAACTCAAAGCGCCACCCCACGTAGGCCAGTATGGCAAACAGGGAGTAGAAGACCGCCATAAGGCCCTTCCAGGTCAGTTCCTTGCCAACCTGGGGACCGACATATTCCACGCGGCGCACCTCAATCTTGCCATTACCGGCCAGAGGTTGCAGCACCTGGGTCAATTTTCCGACCAGTTCCGATTGGACTTTTTCCCCTTCCATATGGCGTTCGACACGGATGATGACCTCTTCACTGCTGCCGAACTCCTGGATAACCAGCTCGCCCAGACCAAGTGGGGTCACATGCGAGCGGATGTCCTCGATTTTGGTGGGACCCGGAAAGCGCATCTGGATCAGGGTGCCACCGGCAAAGTCGATACCAAAATTGAGTCCCTGAAAAATGAAGGAGAGGACGCTGATAAGGATCAGAATCCCCGAGAAGGCAAAGGCGTAGTTTCGTATCCCAACGAAATCAATATGGGTCTTATTCCGAATCAGTTCCATGGACTCGCTCTTGCCTCCCAATGGATGTTCGCTGTTGCCCCGTCATTTCCGGGCGCGGACTGTGTTTTACAGCAAACGACTTGGACACTCGGTTTACGGCGCTGCGGCCTCATCATTTCAGGGTCGCAGGGTGCATTTTGTGGCAAACTTTTCAGGTACGCAGGCTTTTGGGACAACGGTATTTCAGGGTCATGGCAACAGAAAACGGGTCAGATACTCAGGCTCTTGGGACGGCGATTTTTCAGGATCAGGGCAACGCTGACGCGCGTCATGAACACGGCGGTAAACATGGAGGCGGCCAGGCCGATGAGCAGGGAGACGGCAAAACCCCGCACGGCTCCGGTGCCAAACTGATACAGCACCAGACAGGTCACCATTGTGGTGACGTGGGAATCGACGATGGTCAGAAAGGCCCGATCATAGCCATAATCGATGGCAGCCATGGGATTTTTGCCCAGGCGCAGTTCTTCGCGGATGCGTTCAAAGATCAAAACGTTGGCATCGACGGAGATACCCAGGAGCAGGACAGCGCCGGCAATACCCGGCATGGTCAACGTGGCCTGGAGCATGGCCAGGGCTGCCATGAGAATGAAGAGGTTGACCGCCACGGCCACATTGGCCAGCATGCCGAACCCCTTGTAATAAAAGCCCATGAAGAAGAGAACCAGGGCACCTCCCAGCCAGATGGCGGCCAGACCCTGGCGAATGGAGTCGTTGCCGAGGGTGGGACCGACGGTGCGTTCTTCCAGAATGGTAATGGGGGCTGGCAGGGCACCGGCCCTCAGGACGATGGCCAGATCGTGGGCTTCCTCAGGAGTGAAGCCACCACTGATCTGGGCGCGTCCTCCGTCAATTTTTTCGCGGATGACAGGTGCCGAGTAGACTTTGTTGTCGAGGATGATGGCCATGCGCTGTCCGACGCTTTCACCGGTCAACTGGCCAAATTTGCGCGCTCCCTGGCGATCAAAGGTGATCATGACGTAGGGTTCATTGTACTGCTGCTGGTCGATGCTGGCCCGGGCATCGGTGAGGCGGTCACCGGTCAGGACCGTGCGCCGTTTCAGGAGGTACGGCTGTTTGGTTTTGTGGCCGGTACGATCCACACGTTCTCCGTAGAGAAGGATGTCTCCAGAGGGGACCCGTCCGGCCAGGGCCGCATCCAGGTCGCCCTTTTCATCGACCATCTTGAATTCCAGACGGGCGGTACGACCGATCAGGCTTTTGGCGCGACCCGGATCATCCAGACCGGGTAATTGGATCATGATGCGGTCTTCGCCCTGTTTTTGGATGGTGGGTTCTGTGACTCCGAACTGGTCCACCCTGGAGCGGATGGTTTCAATGGCCTGATCCAGGGCCAAGCGACCGATTTCCTTTTTGTATTCCGGGGTCAACACCAGATGAAACGCCGTTTTGTCGGGTACCCAGGTCACGACCACATTGGGGAGCTGTTTGGTCAGGGGTTGGCGGATCTTGTCCTGATCGGCAGCGTTGCTCAATCCCAGCTCCAGGGTATCAACCCCGATCCTTTGCAGGGTGCGATGGGTCAGTTGTTCCGTGCGCATGACGAGGCGAACTTCATCGATGAGGTTTTCCGTGGTTTGTTCCACGGCCTTTTCCACTTCGACACGGTAGAGGAGGGCAAGACCACCTTGCAGGTCCAGCCCACGCTGCACGACCTGGGACGGCAACCAGCCGGGCCACCAGGCGGGCAACTTGCCTCCCAACATGGACGGCACGCAGTACAGGAGCGAAATCAGGGTGACCGCCAGGACCAGGAGTGGTTTCCAGAGGGGTAGTTGACGCATGCTGCTTCAGGTTCCCGTTGCAATTTCTTGATTTATGACTTGTCGATCTTGACGACGTTGCCGGTATTCTTCTCTTTGTCTTTGCTGTCTGGAGCATCCGCCGAAGGTGAACCGCTTTTGGCCGTCACGCTGGCGATTGTACTTCTTCGCACCCGGACACGCACGGGTTTGGGTGTCTTGCCGCCCACATCCACCTCGCCGATATCCAGTTGGATGACATCATCTTCGACCCGGTGAATACGGCCCATGATGCCGCCTCCGGTAACGACGGAGTCGCCGCGTTGCAGATTGGCGATCATGTCGCGATGCTGTTTTTGCTGTTTTTGCTGGGGTCTGATCAGCAAAAAATAGAAGACCGCGAACATCAGCACCATGAAAAGAATGTTCAGCATGGTGGCGCTGGCACCTCCCGGACCTGGTCCCGGACCACCGTTTTGGGCCAGTGCGGAATTGACGAGATCAAACATGGCCTCTCCCTTCTGCTCGTGATGGTGGCGGCTGCTGCCGATTGAACCGAAAGTCTGCACAGTCCGGTTCCTGGTCAGATCAACCCGCAAACCCTCATTTAAAGCACATTACCCGGTGCCACGTCAAACAAACTTCGGCAACCCGGACAAGCTTCCTGTGCTTGTGATTCATATGGACACGAAAAAATTTTTTCTGGCCATTCATGACGCGGCACGTTACTATGGTTCCATGACTGGACGCCAAGTTACGTTATCAGACCCATGATCAAGAGCTTTCGCTGTAGAGAAACCGGGAGAATCTTTCGGCGACACCACGCCAAATCTTTTCCACGCGAAATCCAGAAACGAGCCAAAATGCGACTTGATCGGATAGACGCAGCCTTCAATCTCCTTGATTTGCGTGTACCCTTTTCACACCAACTCGAAACTCTACAAGGAGATCGGCTGGGACAACACAGCATCCGCATCAATGATCAGTGGCGCATGTGTTTTGTCTGGAAGGATGGCGACGCATACGACGTAGAAATCGTGGATTACCACTAAGGGAACAAATCATGAGAGAGATTGCACTCATCCATCCGGGGGAACACCTTGCCGAATTTTTGGAAGAGTATCACATTACCCAATACCGTTTGGCCAAAGAGATCAACGTACCACCACGTCGGGTCAATGAAATCGTGCATGGCAAACGCAGCATCTCTGCTGACACGGCCTTGCGTCTTGGCCGATTTTTCGGAACAACACCAGAATTTTGGATGAATCTTCAAACCCATTATGCCCTGGAAGCGGAACGGGAACGGTTGTCCGACGATTTGAACGGGATCCATTCCGTTCAGGAGATCAATTCCGCTGCCACGCTGGCCTGAACATCCATCTGACCGGGTATTGTCGGATTCACGTTTCATGTGTTCAGATTGATCTGGATGGCATCCTCCCAATGGTGTTTCCGTGCCACTGCCCAGGAGTTGCCTCGACTTTGCCGACTTTGCCATAATTGGAATTTGCGTCGCATCAAAGGTTCCTGTTCGAAAATCGGACATGATTCGGATGTAAACATATGGGGCAATCTGGATGAACACACGGATGGTGCAACTCTGGGGCAGACCGATCCTGGCTTTGCTGGCTGGCGTGGTTGGCGTGGGGGGATTTGCGCCTGTTTCCGAGCCGGTATGGCTGATTCTGGCCATGGCTGTTCTCATTCGTCTGCTCGCCGGACTCTCCTGGCGGCGCGGGGCAGTGGTGGGATTTTGTTTTGGCCTGGGTCACTTTACCCTGGGTTTTTCCTGGCTGTTGACGAGTCTGCATGACAATGGCGGCATTTCCTGGATTCTATCCTACCTGATCCTTGTACTGCTGGCTGCAGTCATGGGCATGTATCCTGCCTTGTTTGGGGGATTGCTTGCCGTGAGTGTTCGCCGGCCTTTGCCGACCCTGTTTGCTGCGCCGGCCTTGTGGACCCTGACCGAATGGCTGCGCACCTGGCTCTTTACCGGATTTCCCTGGAATCTGGCCGGATATGCCTGGTCACCCCGGGAAACGATCCTTCAGATTGCCGATCTGGGCGGGGTATTTCTTCTCACCTGGTTGACGGTTTTTGTGGGTGCTGCCCTGGCGGTTCCCTGGCGACGACCGGTTCCCTGGCTGGAATCTTTTCTGGCTTTGGTCTTGGCAGTGACCCTCCTGACCGGTGCCCATGGCTATGGCGTCTG is a window encoding:
- a CDS encoding type II toxin-antitoxin system RelE/ParE family toxin, whose amino-acid sequence is MIKSFRCRETGRIFRRHHAKSFPREIQKRAKMRLDRIDAAFNLLDLRVPFSHQLETLQGDRLGQHSIRINDQWRMCFVWKDGDAYDVEIVDYH
- a CDS encoding HigA family addiction module antidote protein produces the protein MREIALIHPGEHLAEFLEEYHITQYRLAKEINVPPRRVNEIVHGKRSISADTALRLGRFFGTTPEFWMNLQTHYALEAERERLSDDLNGIHSVQEINSAATLA
- a CDS encoding response regulator, translating into MARILVIDDDVGVRALMRVILEDAGHVVVEAPNGRLGIKRYRENSADLVITDMVMPEKDGVEVIVELMEMDSSIKVIAMSGGGRGLEADYNLGIARDFGAIRTLAKPFSRQQVLQVIKDLLPP
- the secF gene encoding protein translocase subunit SecF — translated: MELIRNKTHIDFVGIRNYAFAFSGILILISVLSFIFQGLNFGIDFAGGTLIQMRFPGPTKIEDIRSHVTPLGLGELVIQEFGSSEEVIIRVERHMEGEKVQSELVGKLTQVLQPLAGNGKIEVRRVEYVGPQVGKELTWKGLMAVFYSLFAILAYVGWRFEFRFALGAVIALFHDVIITVGYFSLFHREFTLVVVAAVLTVIGYSINDTIVVFDRIRENMKRLKKQPLSVIINAAVNETLSRTLITSLTVVLVLVSLLLVGGEVIRDFSLALFIGVVFGTYSSIFVASPIVILLEKKLTSQIPAVETSNGQ
- the secD gene encoding protein translocase subunit SecD yields the protein MRQLPLWKPLLVLAVTLISLLYCVPSMLGGKLPAWWPGWLPSQVVQRGLDLQGGLALLYRVEVEKAVEQTTENLIDEVRLVMRTEQLTHRTLQRIGVDTLELGLSNAADQDKIRQPLTKQLPNVVVTWVPDKTAFHLVLTPEYKKEIGRLALDQAIETIRSRVDQFGVTEPTIQKQGEDRIMIQLPGLDDPGRAKSLIGRTARLEFKMVDEKGDLDAALAGRVPSGDILLYGERVDRTGHKTKQPYLLKRRTVLTGDRLTDARASIDQQQYNEPYVMITFDRQGARKFGQLTGESVGQRMAIILDNKVYSAPVIREKIDGGRAQISGGFTPEEAHDLAIVLRAGALPAPITILEERTVGPTLGNDSIRQGLAAIWLGGALVLFFMGFYYKGFGMLANVAVAVNLFILMAALAMLQATLTMPGIAGAVLLLGISVDANVLIFERIREELRLGKNPMAAIDYGYDRAFLTIVDSHVTTMVTCLVLYQFGTGAVRGFAVSLLIGLAASMFTAVFMTRVSVALILKNRRPKSLSI
- the yajC gene encoding preprotein translocase subunit YajC; translation: MFDLVNSALAQNGGPGPGPGGASATMLNILFMVLMFAVFYFLLIRPQQKQQKQHRDMIANLQRGDSVVTGGGIMGRIHRVEDDVIQLDIGEVDVGGKTPKPVRVRVRRSTIASVTAKSGSPSADAPDSKDKEKNTGNVVKIDKS